Proteins from one Pseudomonas bijieensis genomic window:
- the ftsW gene encoding putative lipid II flippase FtsW — protein MSLMNIIKPYPSPLITGRGIDLDFPMLAGCLALLGLGLVMITSASSEVAAVQSGNTLYHMIRHLIYLVIGLGACIVTMMVPIATWQRLGWMMLLGAFGLLVMVLLPGIGREVNGSMRWIGFSFFNVQPSEIAKVFVVIYLAGYLVRRQKEVRESWMGFFKPFIVLLPMAGLLLMEPDFGATVVMMGAAAAMLFLGGVGLFRFTLMVALAVAAVTVLVQAQPYRMARLITFTDPWADQFGSGYQLTQALIAFGRGEWLGVGLGNSVQKQFYLPEAHTDFVFSVLAEELGVVGSLCTVALFVFVCVRGMYIGLWAEKAKQFFAAYVAYGLSFLWIGQFLINIGVNVGLLPTKGLTLPFLSYGGSSLVICCACLGLLLRIEWESRTHLGSEEMEFQESDFAEEPTHGR, from the coding sequence ATGAGCCTGATGAACATCATCAAGCCGTACCCGTCGCCATTGATCACCGGGCGTGGCATCGACCTGGATTTCCCGATGCTCGCCGGTTGCCTGGCATTGCTGGGCCTGGGCCTGGTGATGATCACGTCCGCATCGTCCGAAGTGGCCGCGGTGCAGTCGGGCAATACGCTTTACCACATGATCCGCCACCTGATTTACCTGGTGATCGGCTTGGGCGCGTGCATCGTCACCATGATGGTGCCGATCGCCACCTGGCAGCGCCTGGGCTGGATGATGCTGCTCGGTGCCTTCGGCCTGTTGGTGATGGTGCTGTTGCCGGGGATCGGCCGCGAGGTCAACGGTTCGATGCGCTGGATCGGCTTCAGCTTCTTCAACGTTCAGCCTTCGGAGATCGCCAAGGTCTTCGTGGTGATCTACCTGGCCGGTTACCTGGTGCGTCGCCAGAAGGAAGTACGCGAGAGCTGGATGGGGTTCTTCAAGCCGTTCATCGTGTTGCTGCCGATGGCGGGCCTGCTGCTGATGGAGCCGGACTTCGGCGCCACGGTGGTGATGATGGGCGCGGCGGCGGCGATGCTGTTTTTGGGTGGCGTCGGGCTGTTCCGTTTCACCCTGATGGTGGCGCTGGCGGTGGCGGCAGTGACCGTGCTGGTCCAGGCGCAACCGTATCGGATGGCGCGTTTGATCACCTTTACCGACCCGTGGGCCGACCAGTTCGGTTCCGGCTATCAATTGACCCAGGCGCTGATCGCCTTCGGTCGTGGCGAATGGCTGGGCGTGGGCTTGGGCAACAGCGTGCAAAAGCAGTTCTACCTGCCCGAAGCGCACACCGACTTCGTGTTCTCGGTGCTGGCCGAAGAGCTGGGTGTCGTGGGCTCGCTGTGCACCGTGGCGCTGTTCGTGTTCGTCTGCGTGCGCGGTATGTACATCGGCTTGTGGGCCGAGAAGGCCAAGCAGTTTTTTGCCGCGTACGTGGCGTATGGCTTGTCGTTCCTGTGGATCGGCCAATTCCTGATCAACATTGGCGTGAACGTCGGCCTGTTGCCGACCAAGGGCCTGACGTTGCCGTTCCTCAGTTATGGCGGCAGCTCCCTGGTGATCTGCTGCGCCTGTCTCGGCTTGTTGTTGCGTATCGAATGGGAGAGTCGAACCCATTTGGGCAGCGAAGAGATGGAATTCCAGGAGAGCGACTTCGCCGAGGAGCCGACTCATGGGCGCTAA
- the murC gene encoding UDP-N-acetylmuramate--L-alanine ligase, with amino-acid sequence MVENRKAMPQPEMRRIRRIHFVGIGGVGMCGIAEVLLNLGYEVSGSDLKASPVTERLESFGAQIFIGHRAENAANADVLVVSSAVNTSNPEVATALERRIPVVPRAEMLAELMRYRHGIAVAGTHGKTTTTSLIASVFAAGGLDPTFVIGGRLNAAGTNAQLGTSRYLIAEADESDASFLHLQPLVAVVTNIDADHMATYDGDFNKLKKTFVEFLHNLPFYGLAVVCLDDPVVREILPLIKRPTVTYGFGEEADVRAINVRQQGMQTFFTVLRPDREPLDVSVNMPGNHNVLNALATICIATDEGVSDEAIVQGLSGFQGVGRRFQVYGELPVDGGNVMLVDDYGHHPTEVAAVIKAVRGGWPERRLVMVYQPHRYSRTRDLYDDFVQVLADANVLLLMEVYPAGEEPIPGADSRQLCHSIRQRGQLDPIYIERGVDLAPLVKPLLRAGDILLCQGAGDIGGLAPKLLNSPLFAGAIVASSAGKLK; translated from the coding sequence ATGGTTGAGAATCGCAAAGCCATGCCACAACCGGAAATGCGCCGTATCCGCCGCATCCACTTCGTCGGAATCGGCGGCGTGGGCATGTGCGGGATCGCCGAAGTGCTGTTGAACCTGGGCTATGAAGTCTCCGGTTCCGACCTGAAAGCGTCCCCGGTGACCGAGCGTCTGGAATCCTTCGGCGCGCAGATCTTTATCGGCCACCGTGCCGAGAACGCCGCCAATGCCGACGTGCTGGTGGTTTCCAGTGCCGTGAACACCTCCAACCCGGAAGTCGCCACCGCCCTGGAACGCCGCATTCCGGTGGTGCCACGGGCCGAGATGCTCGCCGAGCTGATGCGTTATCGCCACGGCATCGCCGTCGCCGGTACCCACGGCAAGACCACCACCACCAGTCTGATCGCTTCGGTGTTCGCCGCCGGTGGCCTGGACCCGACGTTCGTGATCGGTGGGCGGCTGAATGCCGCGGGCACCAATGCCCAGTTGGGCACCAGCCGCTACCTGATCGCGGAAGCCGACGAGAGCGACGCGAGCTTCCTGCACCTGCAACCGCTGGTGGCCGTGGTGACCAACATCGACGCCGACCACATGGCGACCTACGACGGTGACTTCAACAAGCTGAAGAAAACCTTCGTCGAGTTCCTGCACAACCTGCCGTTCTACGGTTTGGCGGTGGTGTGCCTGGACGACCCGGTGGTGCGCGAAATCCTGCCGCTGATCAAGCGTCCGACCGTGACCTACGGTTTTGGTGAAGAGGCCGACGTACGCGCCATCAATGTGCGCCAGCAGGGCATGCAGACGTTCTTCACCGTGCTGCGCCCTGATCGCGAGCCGCTGGATGTGTCGGTGAACATGCCCGGCAACCACAACGTGCTCAACGCCTTGGCCACCATCTGCATCGCCACCGACGAAGGCGTCAGCGATGAAGCCATCGTCCAGGGGCTGTCCGGCTTCCAGGGCGTGGGCCGGCGTTTCCAGGTCTACGGCGAACTGCCGGTGGACGGCGGCAACGTGATGCTGGTGGACGACTACGGCCATCACCCGACCGAAGTCGCCGCGGTGATCAAGGCCGTACGCGGTGGCTGGCCGGAGCGCCGCCTGGTGATGGTCTACCAGCCGCACCGCTACAGCCGCACCCGCGACCTGTATGACGATTTCGTCCAGGTACTGGCCGACGCCAACGTGCTGCTGTTGATGGAAGTCTACCCGGCCGGTGAAGAGCCAATCCCGGGTGCCGACAGCCGCCAGCTGTGCCACAGCATTCGCCAGCGCGGTCAGTTGGACCCGATCTACATCGAACGCGGCGTGGACCTCGCGCCGCTGGTCAAGCCGCTGCTGCGCGCCGGCGACATCCTGCTGTGCCAGGGTGCCGGCGATATCGGTGGCCTGGCCCCGAAACTGTTGAACAGTCCGTTATTCGCCGGGGCCATCGTGGCTTCCAGCGCGGGGAAACTGAAATGA
- the murG gene encoding undecaprenyldiphospho-muramoylpentapeptide beta-N-acetylglucosaminyltransferase, with the protein MGANVLIMAGGTGGHVFPALACAREFQARGYTVHWLGTPRGIENELVPGAGLELHRIDASGLRGKGKLSLLKAPLMLLKSIWQARAIIRRLRPVCVVGFGGYVTGPGGVAAKLAGVPVIVHEQNAVAGTANRLLVPLAARVCEAFPDTFTLSGSRRTTGNPVRTELFFDTPRPALAGRKARLLVLGGSLGAEPLNKLLPEALSQVAPELRPEVFHQAGKNHDEVTAERYRAAGVEAQVQPFIKDMAQAYGWADLVVCRAGALTISELAAAGLPSMLVPLPHAIDDHQTRNADYLAREGAAFLMPQRTTGAADLAARLTEVLMQPQRLEEMARAARRLAKPDATAQVVDTCLEVAHG; encoded by the coding sequence ATGGGCGCTAACGTGCTGATCATGGCGGGCGGTACCGGCGGGCATGTCTTCCCGGCGCTGGCCTGTGCCCGGGAGTTCCAGGCGCGCGGCTATACCGTGCACTGGCTGGGCACGCCACGGGGGATCGAGAACGAACTGGTGCCAGGTGCCGGCCTCGAACTGCACCGGATCGACGCCAGTGGCCTGCGCGGCAAAGGCAAGCTGTCGTTGCTCAAGGCACCGCTGATGCTGCTCAAGTCGATCTGGCAGGCGCGGGCGATCATCCGTCGGTTGCGGCCCGTGTGCGTGGTCGGGTTCGGTGGTTATGTGACCGGTCCTGGCGGTGTCGCGGCGAAATTGGCCGGTGTGCCGGTGATCGTTCACGAACAAAACGCCGTGGCCGGTACCGCCAATCGGTTACTGGTGCCGTTGGCCGCCCGGGTCTGTGAAGCCTTTCCCGACACCTTTACCCTGTCGGGCAGCCGCCGTACCACCGGTAATCCGGTGCGTACCGAGCTGTTTTTCGATACACCGCGTCCGGCCCTGGCTGGACGCAAGGCGCGTTTGCTGGTCCTGGGCGGAAGCCTGGGGGCAGAACCGTTGAACAAATTGCTGCCTGAAGCCCTGTCGCAGGTCGCCCCCGAACTGCGTCCGGAAGTGTTTCACCAGGCCGGCAAGAACCACGATGAAGTGACCGCAGAGCGCTACCGCGCTGCCGGCGTCGAGGCGCAGGTGCAGCCTTTCATCAAAGACATGGCCCAAGCCTATGGCTGGGCCGACCTGGTGGTCTGCCGCGCAGGCGCGTTGACCATCAGTGAACTGGCTGCCGCCGGTCTGCCCTCGATGCTGGTGCCTTTGCCCCACGCGATCGACGATCACCAGACCCGTAACGCCGATTATTTGGCCCGTGAAGGCGCTGCCTTCCTGATGCCGCAAAGAACGACTGGCGCCGCGGATCTTGCCGCCCGCCTGACAGAGGTTTTGATGCAGCCGCAACGACTTGAAGAGATGGCCCGCGCCGCACGCCGCCTGGCCAAACCCGATGCCACGGCCCAAGTGGTCGATACCTGCCTGGAGGTGGCCCATGGTTGA
- a CDS encoding D-alanine--D-alanine ligase: MTAAYANLVSTLDPKAFGRVAVLFGGKSAEREVSLKSGNAVLQALQSAGVDAFGIDVGDDFLQRLLNEKIDRAFIILHGRGGEDGSMQGLLECLGIPYTGSGILASALAMDKLRTKQVWHSLGIPTPRHAVLASEADCISAATELGFPLIVKPAHEGSSIGMAKVNSLPELTAAWKDASSYDSQVLVEQWITGPEFTIATLRDQVLPPIALGTPHTFYDYDAKYVANDTQYRIPCGLDAAKEKELMDLTAKACEALGIAGWGRADVMQDADGQFWFLEVNTAPGMTDHSLVPMAARAAGLDFQQLVLSILAASVGQQEPRG; encoded by the coding sequence ATGACTGCTGCCTACGCTAACCTGGTCTCGACCCTCGATCCGAAAGCCTTCGGTCGCGTGGCCGTGCTGTTCGGTGGCAAGAGCGCCGAGCGCGAGGTGTCCCTCAAGTCCGGCAACGCCGTGCTGCAAGCCTTGCAAAGTGCTGGTGTCGACGCATTCGGCATCGATGTGGGCGACGATTTCCTGCAGCGCCTGCTGAACGAAAAGATCGACCGTGCGTTCATCATCCTGCATGGTCGCGGTGGCGAAGACGGCAGCATGCAAGGCCTGCTCGAATGCCTGGGCATTCCCTACACCGGTAGCGGCATCCTGGCTTCCGCCCTGGCGATGGACAAACTGCGTACCAAGCAGGTCTGGCACAGCCTCGGCATTCCGACGCCGCGTCACGCCGTGCTGGCGTCCGAGGCCGATTGTATTTCGGCGGCCACGGAACTGGGCTTCCCTTTGATCGTCAAACCGGCCCATGAAGGTTCAAGTATCGGCATGGCGAAAGTGAATTCGCTGCCTGAGTTGACCGCGGCATGGAAAGACGCCAGTTCCTACGATTCGCAAGTGTTGGTCGAACAATGGATCACCGGTCCCGAGTTCACCATCGCCACCCTGCGTGACCAGGTGTTGCCCCCGATTGCGCTGGGCACCCCGCACACGTTCTACGACTACGACGCCAAGTACGTCGCCAACGATACCCAGTACCGCATTCCCTGCGGGCTGGACGCCGCCAAGGAAAAAGAACTGATGGACCTCACGGCCAAGGCCTGTGAGGCGCTGGGTATTGCCGGCTGGGGCCGGGCAGACGTGATGCAGGACGCCGATGGGCAGTTCTGGTTCCTGGAAGTCAACACCGCTCCCGGCATGACCGATCACAGCCTGGTACCGATGGCGGCCCGGGCCGCTGGCCTGGATTTCCAGCAACTGGTGCTGTCGATCCTGGCCGCCAGTGTCGGCCAACAAGAGCCAAGAGGTTAA
- the ftsZ gene encoding cell division protein FtsZ gives MFELVDNIPASPVIKVIGVGGGGGNAVNHMVKSNIEGVEFICANTDAQALKNIGARTILQLGTGVTKGLGAGANPEVGRQAALEDRERIAEVLAGTNMVFITTGMGGGTGTGAAPIIAEVAKEMGILTVAVVTRPFPFEGRKRMQIADEGIRALSESVDSLITIPNEKLLTILGKDASLLSAFAKADDVLAGAVRGISDIIKRPGMINVDFADVRTVMSEMGMAMMGTGCASGPNRAREATEAAIRNPLLEDVNLQGARGILVNITAGPDLSLGEYSDVGSIIEAFASDHAMVKVGTVIDPDMRDELHVTVVATGLGAKIEKPMKVIDNTVQTTMASQPQQQAAARQEQPAVNYRDLDRPTVMRNQAQAGAATAAKMNPQDDLDYLDIPAFLRRQAD, from the coding sequence ATGTTCGAACTCGTAGACAACATCCCCGCTAGCCCGGTTATCAAAGTAATCGGTGTCGGCGGTGGCGGCGGCAACGCTGTCAACCACATGGTCAAGAGCAACATCGAAGGCGTCGAATTCATTTGCGCCAACACCGATGCTCAAGCGCTGAAAAACATCGGCGCGCGGACCATCCTGCAACTGGGTACCGGCGTGACCAAGGGCCTGGGTGCCGGCGCGAATCCCGAGGTTGGCCGTCAGGCTGCCCTGGAAGACCGCGAGCGCATCGCTGAAGTCCTGGCCGGCACCAACATGGTGTTCATCACCACTGGCATGGGCGGCGGTACCGGTACCGGTGCTGCTCCGATCATTGCCGAAGTGGCCAAGGAAATGGGGATCCTCACCGTTGCGGTGGTGACCCGTCCGTTCCCGTTCGAAGGCCGCAAGCGCATGCAGATCGCCGACGAAGGCATCCGCGCGCTGAGCGAAAGCGTCGACTCGTTGATCACCATCCCCAACGAGAAGCTGCTGACCATCCTGGGTAAAGACGCAAGCCTCTTGTCGGCTTTCGCCAAGGCCGATGACGTACTGGCCGGTGCCGTTCGCGGTATCTCCGACATCATCAAGCGTCCAGGCATGATCAACGTCGACTTCGCCGACGTACGCACCGTGATGTCCGAAATGGGCATGGCGATGATGGGCACTGGCTGCGCCAGCGGTCCGAACCGTGCTCGTGAAGCCACCGAAGCGGCCATCCGCAACCCGCTGCTCGAAGATGTGAACCTGCAGGGCGCTCGTGGCATCCTGGTGAACATCACTGCCGGTCCCGACCTGTCCCTGGGCGAGTACTCCGACGTGGGTAGTATCATCGAGGCGTTCGCTTCCGACCACGCGATGGTCAAGGTCGGCACCGTGATCGATCCTGACATGCGTGACGAGCTGCACGTGACTGTAGTTGCCACCGGTCTGGGCGCGAAAATCGAGAAGCCGATGAAGGTGATCGACAACACCGTTCAAACCACCATGGCCTCCCAGCCACAGCAACAAGCGGCCGCTCGTCAGGAACAACCGGCTGTGAACTACCGTGACCTGGACCGTCCGACCGTCATGCGCAACCAGGCCCAGGCCGGTGCTGCGACTGCCGCGAAGATGAATCCGCAAGACGATCTGGATTACCTGGACATCCCGGCATTCCTGCGTCGTCAGGCCGATTGA
- the ftsA gene encoding cell division protein FtsA — MANVQSGKMIVGLDIGTSKVVALVGEVADDGTLVIVGIGTHPSRGLKKGVVVNIESTVQSIQRAIEEAQLMAGCRIHSAFVGVAGNHIRSLNSHGIVAIRDREVSSADLERVLDAAQAVAIPADQRVLHTLPQDYVIDNQEGVREPLGMSGVRLEAKVHVVTCAVNAAQNIEKCVRRCGLEIDDIILEQLASAYSVLTDDEKELGVCLVDIGGGTTDIAIFTEGAIRHTAVIPIAGDQVTNDIAMALRTPTQYAEEIKIRYACALAKLAGAGETIKVPSVGDRPPRELSRQALAEVVEPRYDELFTLIQAELRRSGYEDLIPAGIVLTGGTSKMEGAVELAEEIFHMPVRLGVPHGVKGLDDVVRNPIYSTGVGLLMYGLQKQSDGISFSGIGSRDSYSNDEPKAPLFERLQAWVKGNF; from the coding sequence ATGGCAAACGTGCAAAGCGGGAAAATGATCGTCGGTCTGGATATCGGCACTTCCAAGGTGGTGGCGCTGGTAGGCGAAGTCGCGGACGACGGCACGCTGGTCATCGTCGGGATCGGTACACACCCGTCCCGCGGCTTGAAAAAAGGCGTGGTGGTGAACATCGAGTCCACCGTGCAATCGATCCAGCGCGCCATCGAAGAGGCGCAGTTGATGGCCGGTTGCCGGATCCACTCGGCGTTCGTCGGCGTGGCAGGCAATCACATCCGCAGCCTGAACTCCCACGGCATCGTGGCGATCCGTGATCGCGAAGTCAGCTCCGCCGACCTTGAGCGCGTGCTCGACGCGGCCCAGGCCGTGGCGATCCCGGCCGACCAGCGTGTGTTGCACACCCTGCCGCAGGATTACGTGATCGATAACCAGGAAGGCGTGCGCGAGCCCTTGGGCATGTCTGGCGTTCGCCTGGAAGCCAAGGTCCACGTGGTGACCTGTGCGGTGAACGCTGCGCAGAACATCGAGAAATGTGTGCGCCGCTGCGGCCTGGAAATCGACGACATCATCCTCGAGCAACTGGCTTCGGCCTACTCGGTGCTGACCGACGACGAGAAAGAGCTGGGCGTGTGCCTGGTGGACATCGGCGGCGGCACCACCGACATCGCGATCTTCACCGAAGGCGCCATCCGTCATACGGCGGTGATCCCGATTGCCGGCGACCAGGTGACCAACGACATCGCGATGGCGTTGCGCACCCCGACCCAGTACGCCGAGGAAATCAAGATCCGCTACGCCTGCGCCCTGGCGAAACTCGCTGGTGCCGGTGAAACCATCAAGGTGCCAAGCGTCGGCGACCGCCCACCGCGCGAACTGTCGCGCCAGGCCCTGGCCGAAGTGGTCGAGCCGCGTTACGACGAGCTGTTCACGCTGATCCAGGCCGAATTGCGCCGCAGCGGCTACGAAGACCTGATCCCGGCCGGCATCGTCCTGACCGGCGGTACCTCGAAGATGGAAGGCGCGGTCGAACTGGCCGAAGAGATCTTCCACATGCCGGTGCGCCTGGGCGTGCCCCATGGCGTCAAGGGCCTGGATGACGTGGTTCGCAATCCGATCTATTCCACCGGCGTGGGCCTGTTGATGTACGGCCTGCAGAAGCAGTCCGACGGGATTTCCTTCTCGGGCATCGGCAGCCGTGACAGCTACAGCAACGACGAGCCGAAGGCACCGCTGTTCGAGCGGCTCCAGGCTTGGGTCAAAGGCAACTTTTAA
- the mraY gene encoding phospho-N-acetylmuramoyl-pentapeptide-transferase has protein sequence MLLLLAEYLQQFHKGFAVFQYLTLRGILGVLTALSLSLFLGPWMIRTLQNLQIGQSVRNDGPQSHLSKSGTPTMGGALILSSIGISTVLWADLANRYVWVVLLVTLLFGAIGWVDDYRKVIEKNSRGLPSRWKYFWQSVFGLGAAIFLYMTAASPVETTLILPMLKDYSIPLGAGFVVLTYLVIVGSSNAVNLTDGLDGLAIMPTVMVGGALGIFCYLSGNVKFAEYLLIPYVPGAGELIVFCGALIGAGLGFLWFNTYPAQVFMGDVGALALGAALGTIAVIVRQEIVLFIMGGVFVMETLSVVIQVASFKLTGRRVFRMAPIHHHFELKGWPEPRVIVRFWIITVILVLIGLATLKLR, from the coding sequence ATGCTGCTGCTGCTAGCGGAGTACCTGCAACAGTTCCACAAAGGCTTCGCGGTCTTCCAGTACCTGACCCTGCGCGGGATCCTGGGTGTGCTGACCGCGCTGTCGTTGTCGCTGTTCCTGGGCCCGTGGATGATCCGCACCCTGCAGAACCTGCAAATCGGCCAGTCGGTGCGTAACGACGGCCCGCAGTCGCACCTGTCCAAATCCGGCACCCCGACCATGGGCGGCGCGCTGATCCTGTCGTCCATTGGCATCAGTACCGTGCTCTGGGCCGACCTGGCGAACCGTTACGTCTGGGTCGTGCTGTTGGTGACCCTGCTGTTCGGCGCCATCGGTTGGGTCGACGACTATCGCAAGGTCATCGAGAAGAACTCCCGTGGCCTGCCAAGCCGCTGGAAATACTTCTGGCAGTCGGTGTTCGGCCTCGGCGCGGCGATCTTCCTTTATATGACCGCCGCCTCGCCGGTGGAAACCACCCTGATCCTGCCGATGCTCAAGGATTACAGCATCCCGCTGGGCGCCGGTTTCGTCGTGTTGACCTACCTGGTGATCGTCGGTTCGAGCAACGCGGTCAACCTCACCGACGGCCTCGATGGCCTGGCGATCATGCCGACGGTGATGGTCGGCGGTGCGCTGGGGATCTTCTGCTACCTGTCGGGTAACGTGAAGTTCGCCGAATACCTGCTGATCCCTTATGTACCGGGGGCGGGCGAGCTGATCGTGTTCTGCGGTGCGCTGATCGGTGCCGGCCTGGGCTTCCTGTGGTTCAACACCTACCCGGCGCAAGTCTTCATGGGCGACGTCGGCGCGTTGGCGCTGGGCGCGGCCCTGGGCACCATCGCGGTCATCGTTCGCCAGGAAATCGTCCTGTTCATCATGGGCGGTGTGTTCGTGATGGAGACCCTGTCAGTCGTCATTCAGGTTGCTTCCTTTAAATTGACCGGCCGCCGCGTATTCCGCATGGCGCCGATCCACCACCACTTTGAACTTAAGGGCTGGCCCGAGCCGCGTGTGATCGTCCGTTTCTGGATCATCACCGTGATCCTGGTGCTGATCGGCCTTGCCACCCTGAAGCTGAGGTAG
- a CDS encoding cell division protein FtsQ/DivIB: MQGASLRHQPSAPGRKPVPRGASRMVAKEPMSARLPKANFGFLKSLFWPVLLVALGFGTYEGAQRLLPYADRPIARINVQGDLSYISQQAVQQRIAPFVASSFFTIDLAGMRTELEQMPWIAHAEVRRVWPDQVSIRLEEQLPVARWGDESLLNNQGQAFTPRELANYEHLPQLFGPQRAQQQVMQQYQVLSQMLRPLGFSIARLELRERGSWFLTTGAGSSGPGIELLLGRGNLVEKMRRFIAIYDKTLKEQITNIARIDLRYANGLAVGWREPVAPTTAVPAVAKN, from the coding sequence ATGCAAGGCGCATCGCTTCGTCATCAGCCATCCGCACCCGGTCGCAAGCCGGTGCCGCGGGGTGCCAGCCGAATGGTGGCCAAGGAGCCGATGTCGGCGCGTCTGCCGAAAGCCAACTTTGGCTTTCTCAAGAGCCTGTTCTGGCCGGTGCTGCTGGTGGCGTTGGGGTTCGGTACTTATGAAGGCGCCCAACGGCTGTTGCCTTACGCCGACCGGCCGATTGCCCGGATCAACGTCCAGGGCGACCTGAGCTACATCAGCCAGCAGGCGGTGCAGCAGCGGATCGCCCCGTTCGTGGCCTCGAGCTTCTTCACCATCGACCTGGCGGGCATGCGCACGGAGCTGGAGCAGATGCCCTGGATCGCCCACGCCGAAGTCCGCCGGGTATGGCCCGACCAGGTGTCGATCCGTCTGGAAGAGCAACTGCCGGTGGCCCGATGGGGCGACGAGTCGTTGTTGAACAACCAGGGCCAGGCGTTTACGCCGCGGGAACTGGCCAACTATGAACATTTGCCACAACTGTTCGGCCCACAGCGGGCCCAGCAGCAAGTGATGCAGCAGTACCAGGTGTTGAGTCAGATGTTGCGGCCACTGGGCTTCTCCATCGCGCGCCTGGAATTGCGTGAGCGCGGCAGCTGGTTCCTGACCACTGGCGCGGGCAGCTCGGGGCCGGGCATCGAGCTGTTGCTCGGTCGCGGCAACCTGGTGGAAAAGATGCGCCGCTTCATTGCCATCTATGACAAGACGCTCAAAGAACAGATTACGAACATTGCGCGCATCGATCTGCGCTACGCCAACGGCCTGGCTGTTGGCTGGCGGGAACCTGTAGCGCCGACGACGGCCGTACCCGCCGTCGCGAAGAATTAA
- the murD gene encoding UDP-N-acetylmuramoyl-L-alanine--D-glutamate ligase yields MSLIASDHFRIVVGLGKSGMSLVRFLANRGVSFAVADTRENPPELATLRRDYPQVDVRCGELDVEFLCRADELYVSPGLALATPALQAAAARGVKLSGDIELFARNAKAPIVAISGSNAKSTVTTLVGEMAAAAGKRVAVGGNLGTPALDLLSDDVELYVMELSSFQLETTDHLGAEVATVLNISEDHMDRYSGLPAYHLAKHRIFRGARQVVFNRQDALTRPLLGEGLPCWSFGLGVPDFKGFGLREENGEKYLAFEFQNLMPVRELKIRGAHNQANALAALALGHAVGLPFDAMLSALRTFAGLEHRCQWVRDLDGVAWYNDSKATNVGAALAAIEGLGADIEGKLVLIAGGDGKGADFKDLRDPVAANCRAVVLMGRDRELIAQALGDAVPLVRVASLDEAVQQCRALAQPGDAVLLSPACASFDMFKNYEERGQLFARAAEDLA; encoded by the coding sequence GTGTCCCTGATCGCTTCTGACCACTTCCGCATCGTTGTCGGCCTCGGCAAGAGCGGCATGTCCCTGGTTCGCTTCCTGGCGAACCGGGGTGTGTCGTTTGCCGTGGCCGATACGCGGGAGAATCCGCCTGAGCTGGCCACGCTGCGCCGTGACTATCCCCAGGTGGACGTGCGTTGTGGCGAGCTGGATGTCGAATTCCTGTGCCGCGCCGATGAGCTCTACGTGAGCCCCGGCCTGGCCCTGGCGACTCCGGCCCTGCAGGCGGCGGCTGCCCGTGGCGTGAAACTGTCCGGCGACATCGAGCTGTTCGCGCGTAACGCCAAGGCGCCGATCGTCGCCATCAGCGGTTCCAATGCCAAGAGCACCGTCACCACCCTGGTGGGCGAGATGGCCGCGGCAGCTGGCAAGCGTGTCGCCGTGGGCGGCAACCTCGGTACCCCGGCACTGGACCTGCTCAGTGACGACGTCGAGCTGTACGTGATGGAGCTGTCGAGCTTCCAGCTGGAAACCACTGACCATCTGGGTGCCGAAGTGGCGACCGTGCTCAACATCAGCGAAGACCACATGGACCGCTACAGCGGCCTGCCGGCTTATCACCTGGCCAAGCACCGGATCTTCCGTGGCGCCCGGCAGGTGGTGTTCAACCGCCAGGACGCCCTGACCCGTCCGTTGCTGGGCGAGGGCCTGCCGTGCTGGTCCTTTGGCCTGGGCGTTCCGGATTTCAAAGGCTTCGGGCTGCGCGAAGAGAATGGCGAGAAGTACCTGGCCTTCGAATTCCAGAACCTGATGCCGGTGCGCGAGCTGAAGATTCGCGGCGCCCACAATCAGGCCAATGCCCTGGCGGCCCTGGCCTTGGGACATGCGGTCGGTCTGCCGTTCGACGCCATGCTCTCGGCGCTGCGTACTTTTGCCGGTCTCGAACATCGTTGCCAGTGGGTGCGCGACCTCGATGGCGTGGCCTGGTACAACGATTCCAAGGCCACTAACGTGGGCGCCGCGCTGGCGGCCATCGAAGGGTTGGGCGCGGACATCGAAGGCAAACTGGTGCTGATCGCCGGTGGCGACGGCAAGGGTGCCGACTTCAAGGATCTGCGCGATCCGGTGGCGGCCAACTGCCGTGCCGTGGTGCTGATGGGCCGCGACCGCGAGTTGATCGCCCAGGCGCTTGGCGATGCCGTGCCGCTGGTGCGCGTCGCTTCGCTGGATGAAGCGGTGCAACAGTGCCGCGCCCTCGCGCAACCGGGCGACGCGGTCCTGTTGTCGCCGGCCTGCGCCAGTTTCGACATGTTCAAGAACTACGAAGAGCGCGGGCAGTTGTTCGCCCGGGCGGCGGAGGACTTGGCATGA